AGAGGCCTTTGCAAGAATCCTAAGTACCACAGAGGGCAATCATCTCTCTGTGGTCAGCACAACACCACTACCCAAGCCCAATACCACAACCAACAATTCCAATTCCTTTGATGGTGAGGACTCAGTAGCATTAATGTGTGAGCCTAAGACTCAGAATACAGCCTACCTGTGGAGGATAAATGATCAGAGCCTCTCAGAAGAGGACAGGCTGAAGCTGTCTGAGGACAACAGGACTCTCACTTTACTCAGTGTTGTGAGGACTGACACAGGACACTATGAATGTGAACCTGGAACCCAGTGAGGGACTTCCTAAGGACCCATTCACTCTGAACACtactataaatattttctgtttcatcctGGTCCCAACTgcctaaatacaaaggctagagcTACCATACTCAGTCCCAGTGCCCTTGGGTTCATGACACAGACCTACCATACAGATACCTAGGCTGCCAGGGCATCCTGGCCCAGCTCAAGCACTAGACAGGCCCAGCATTGAGCTTAAATAAGCTCCAGGGACTTCTGCCTAGAGAGGCTCAGGGTGATGGAGACAGGGGACATGTCAGACTCAGTCTCAGTTCACACAAGAGTGTGCAGTGGGGATATTTGTGTGTCTTGCTTGAGATAGATCAGGGCTTGTGCATGCTGCTAATCTACACCCCAGCTCTGGGTAGGACTTGCTCAACTAAGGTTAAAGCACAACTTAAAGAGATACTATGgtgttctatagaccaggattTCCCCTTCCCTATGCTGACATCACATGTGACTTTATTCTGTTTGCTCCAGATGGTTCAGATGTCCTGATCATATCCCCCTCATATATTCATTTCCATTTAAGGACAAACCTCACATCTCCTGCCACACAGATGCTAACCCACCTGCACAGTACTCTTGGTTTGTCAATGGAGAGTTCCAGTCATCCTCCGAAGAGCTCTACATTCCCAACATCAATACTAATAATAGTGGATCTTATACCTGCCTTGTCAATAACTGTCACTGTCCTCAGTAAGACCACAGTCAAGAACATTACAGTCCTTAGTAAATGGATCTCTGTAATATCAGCATCAGGTTTGGAGTGGAGTCTTTTTGCTTTCTGGGAAGGTACAGAAGCATTTAATTTCCAGCCCATGTTTATAGGAATGGGTAAAACTCAGTCTTCCCCAGAGCCTCATGCTCCATCCCTATGTCTAATTGTCTCCTGGTTCTCTGATTTTTGGCTGATAGGGATTGAGCTTGCAGTGTTAAGAGGAGGTTCTCCCAGTCTTGGAAAGCCTTTAGTTGTGTGAGGAACTTTCCATGTTTGGAGAGCCTTAAGATCAAGATTCTTTCTGTACCTAACACAAACTTTCCTGTCcactccattttcattttatgacctCCATGACCTACAAGGAACACCCAGGACTTTCAACTGTGCTCACATTCTTATTCTCCCAATTGGAGTAGAATATTCCCCACACATGGAGACTAGTTCTCTGCTCCCAGGTCTGCTCCTGTCTCATGGTTGGGGTGGCTGACTCAGGTCTGACTTCATGGAATGGGAAGATTGGGTGGTGAAGGTGTCTGGGAGCCCCGTTCTGAGTCAGAATGAACCATGTCACTGACAGTTGATGATGCTCTTTTGCTTACTCTTCGCAAGGTTCAAAAAACAAATgtcagctgagtgtggtggcacacaccttgatgCCAGCACTGAGTAGGGAGAACAGGTAGacagtgtgagtttgaggccagcctagtctacatagcaagttccaagcaaTCTAGGACTgtactgtgagaccctgtctcaaaaattatcaGTACTGAGGATTAGAGTGGCAGGCTGTGGTCAGCACTGTGATTATTCACTTCTTCTCTGTAGTATTTAATCCATATCCATGGGGCAGGAAATACAATTTTTTCTACAAACAGAAATTCTTCAGTTAGGGATTTCTCCCAGTCCTGAGGTATACCCTTTAACACCTTTAAGATTAGCTGGGCCATCTTAACCCCATGACAaattatgtaataaaaaataaacagaaggctATTTCATAAAGGAGGGACCTGACTATTCACACTCAAAGAAAGTGTGAGCAAGAACTCCCACAAAATCATTGGGAAATACATTCCCTCCACCATGAGATTTCTAGACAGGTGGGTTGAAGTGTGGAATCTACACAAATACCCTGACTCAGGGTCACTGTGAGTGATCTTGATAGAGTAAGATTCAGCTTTCTTCTTGCAAACCATATCTTCAACACAAAGATGTGATCTTGCAGAGGGCCCCTTCATTTTATGGACCCTAGGAGCTATCTGAGATCTCTGAGGGTGATGGACTCTCAGCTGGCCCCATCCCTTGTTAATCCCCAGATCCAGTAACTAAACCCTCCATTCAAGTCAACAAAACCATAGGCAAAGACCTGGTCTCTGTGTTCCTGAAGTGCCCGTCAAAGGACATTGATAACTCCATTCATTGGTTCTTCAAAGGCCAGAGTCTGAATATCATGAATAGGATGAGACTGACCCAGAACAACAGCAGCCTCCAAATAGTCCCTGCCAGGAGGGAGGATTCCAGGGACAATCACTGTGATGTATCCAATCCACTCGGTTCCAAGAGGAGTGACCCCATCCAGCTGGATATAACAGGTGAGTGACCTCTGTTCTCCTCTTACTCCATAGTGATGTGGTGGGCACAATTTCTTTATCAACAGAGTGCAGAATGGGTAAAAGTCACAAGGAGAAAAACATGGTTCAAGATACAAATAGAGCCAGCTTGGTGATGGATGCATGTTAATCTCATGATAACATACCAAGCAAGGTGAGCACAGAGCTCCATGCCTTTAACCTTagcacagcagaggcagagacagttggatctctaAGAGTTCCCAACCACCCTGGTCTTTGTAGCCAGTTTcaggttagccagagctacatagtgagaccctgtctcaaaagggagaGAGCACAAAGCAGGAGGCATAAAAGTACAAGGccactcaactgaatgtaccaggctctgctgactccccatgggagaccttgccttggaggaagtgggaatcaGGGGTGGATTGGAGGGGAATACTTGGGTGTGGGAAGAggcaggacaggggaatctgtgtttgatatgtaaaatgaaaagaaaatctttctataaaaaaaagaagtaccaggctagcccagattacattgtgagaccctgtcaataataacaataaatatcaATATAGCAAGTGGAAATGCAAAGTGATTAAGAGTTTAGTGTCTGAGTCAGACACACTGTCAACCCTCAGAATGTAGTAAAATATTCATGTTCCTTTACACCGCCCCCCACACATTCAAATCTTCTTTAGATTATTTTCAATACCTAATATGTATACTGCATAGACACTAGTCTTATTGTGTTGAGTGCAGGACTATGATAGGaggaaataatacatttttcacTGTAGACATACTTTTCCAAGTAGTTTGTTTCCAAGAAGATTTCCatccataaatataaaatccaTAGATAGAAAGGACCTGTAATGACTTTTTTAAACTACATTtgcatatttgttcattttttgtgcATGTCCCACACcaatgtgtggagttcagaggacagtttgtggatGCCAGTTCTCCAGGGACAGGGGATTGAACTTATGTGGGTGAACCAGctctttatctgctaagccatttcactggcccacaTTGGTTAatgaatttatttctgtgtggCAGTTGCTACAGCAGGCACTcttcccaactgagccatctttgtgGCCCCGTTACTGAGTTTCTTATCTTCATGCTAACATTGACAGCATGACCTCCTTGCACAAGACTCTTTTTTTTGGTAACCATTTTTTTGTGAAGtgcaatagtgtgtgtgtgtgtgtgtgtgtgtgtgtgtgtgtgtgtgtgtggtttatgagACTGGAGACAttgctcaatagttaagagcccAAAAGCTCTTCCAAAGacaggggttcaattcccagcacccacatgacatctTATTGCTGTCTCTAACTGAAGTTCCAAGGAATTCAACACCCTATTCTGCTCTCCTCATGTGCAAAACATGCATGTGGTGAAGAGACATATAAGCACCTAAAAGgcccatgtggtggtattctaattgtactgaaatgtgattttaattgtatgttaataaataaagttgcctgggggggtcagaactattagagccatagacagagcgtggcggtggtggcacacacctttaatcccatagatctctgtgtgttcagggatacagtcaacattggagacatatgccttgaAGACCTAGAGGGctatacatacagacagtgatgaggcagtcacgtgtttgggtttacaaccaatgagaaggcagaacaaaagactatgaaaagatagacacacaggaaataggtctctttcgggaagctaggagcaccacaggaggaagggtgagattttagctttgagctctgacctcttggctttctcttttacattggttctgtgtttcttatttaataagacggttggttacatctacatctggtgcccaacgtgacaagaatccattaaaaaccgcttggcttggtggcaggttcGCTTTCCTGCAAGGGCGGCAGGCTGGGCGGTCAGCTTCCTAGCCTGggcctaggtctgcttgacctcaggccggactaaccgtgagctacttgcttaaagctggtgctacaaacaactcaggcctgacctgccgaacagggcctcgcctgtaaagccaatgcacgtggttggagcttaaggaagccagagccaagacttgactcggctcaagagggaacacatggctggatttaagctttagccggctacgctttcttgctctctctctctctctctctctctctctctctctctctctctctctctctctctctctctctgaatttacaccttggacactaggtggctgttttgaaatttcctcagatttctactgatctacgcagatttggtaagtcataacatatcagatattttaaaggaaactatttaaaagagaaattttttccacattaaaaagaaaatggggagcGCTGGTGCTGGTGGAGTCGTCACCATGCTGCTGGCTAGAGATCTATTACACCCTTccttggaagaggaaaagaaaaaacataagaaGAAACGGCTGGTTCAGAGCCCAAATTCTTATTTCATGGATGTGAAATGTCCAGGTTGCTACAAAATTACTACAGTTTTCAGCCACGCTCAGACAGTGGTTCTCTGCGTAGGTTGTTCAACAGTGTTGTGCCAGTCCACAGGAGGAAAAGCCAGGCTCACAGAAGGCTGTTGTTCATTTAGAAGAAAGCAACACTAATCACCTAAACAAGTTCCTGAGTTTGTGTTTTTCACAGAAAGCCTTATCAAGTTCAGTGACTCTACCAAGACAATGTAACTGTGTTTGATTTTATAAAGTATACAACAGTGATCTCCTATTTTGGTGTCagttttttaataaagttttaattatgaacaaaaaaaaagaaaatgggttttatgtgtacattggaagaaaattgggttttgtttgaaattttaggcagtctgacgatggaacaactatatgagaagccatagaggaaatccctgctcagagtaattaaataaccaaatgtctattggaataaatcatgctggtcaggatgatgaaacagagagaataaaaaaattcaggagaaagctctcgtgtcctttggccaatgctggagtgtgaaatagtccaacgtgggatttttcttactggtagtaaacaaaggatgatcccaATCAGGAatcgtgacatttttttttttgatggtcatgttctgttttgaaataacctctgtgtatttcatttattttcttttacctggcgatctctgagcaggcttcagattttgacagttgatgaaagatacgacaagcattaatgtgtgggtgaaaaacTTGgggaaattctgagtgaagttttagttaaagttggttgaacttgggactgactgggaggccaaagatttaaaaagcagaagattctctcaagacacaagttgtgtgataatagtgtgttttgtgtgtgtgaatgagaatttgtaaatgttgaattctaggctccgacaatcattgtcagtgcagatcaagctgcaagtatttatgttttaaaacttaaattataaagctagttacatctttctaacaactagttttaatgtttatgagcatattttacctaaattaccttttcaggatgttgagaaagatgcatcacaagtacaggctggaggctgggggctagatggttttgaggaagaggtattggtggactctttcatagagcaaagggaagcaatgccttctgggaattgagctaagttttaatctagtctttaggattagaagtcaaaaacaaaaatattaaggaaatgaaaacctaattgatcttcgaagcattgttatgtggaattgagtgggacttttgaggcctttcttccagaaaacaaggacttggttgtcaggcctatactaggcctaaaccttggtgccatgtagttgtacttaaatcatttcaatggaaactGTCTTAGtaattggaacttctagtgcagtttggagttcttccatttgaaaaatgtgatatttgcatgggattgtttgaatcttgttttctagtccctctccATCACCACCCcgagtctgaaggtagatttttctcttgataaaggaacaaaaaaagtgaacatcttgtttgtaaattggtatctagtaaatagtggtaaacttgaaatggtagaattctttaaagcctaattctaggtagccttaggaaaatgtaacttaattatttttgaacctgtattcaccttgtttttttcaaatatgttaagttatattttctttttcaaaaaaaaattcaggagaaaaataaagaaaattttttggcaaacttctattaatgaacaaagaccaaaattaacgataaaaataaatgttttgttgtctggtctggtagacacaggtgtggacgttaccataattgcaccagaattttggcatccaacttggcctcttcaggaggtaaatgttcaactgttaggaattgggacattatctcagggaaagagagtgcaagatggctcaaatgtataggtccagaaggacagagaggaaaattaaaaccatatgtggctaacataactatgaacctgtggcgttgagacttgttgcaacaatggaatactcagattaacatccctccaatctcagaaacaaatcataaactagcacatgtttctgagagaaatattagaagatattgttctaatgagtggtcaccagccatccatattatacaagaacagggcacaacaactgatgatcttccaaagacaccaacagctctacctttaaaatggttaacagacaagcctgtatgggtccagcaatggcctttaacaacagagaaactccaggctttagaagatctggtagaagaacagttaaatgctcagcatattgaagaatcaaccagcccttggaattctcctgtatttgttattaaaaagaaatctggtaaatggagaatggtaacagaccttagagcaattaagaaagtaattcagccaatgggctctttacaatctggaattcctttgcctactctgttaccaaaaggatggcctctcatagttattgatttaaaagactgtttcttttcaatacccttacaagaaaaagacagagaaagaattgctttcacagtgcctacttataataattctcaactggttaaaagatttcaatggagggtcctcccacagggaatgttgaataacccaactctgtgccaatattttgtacaacagccattgaaagtgatacgtaaaaagtttcctaaatctataatttatcattatatggatgatattttactagctgactcaaatgcagatactttagaaagaatgtttgaagaagtaaagaaaattttgccttgctggggattacaaattgctcctgaaaagatacaaagaggagattctattaattatttaggatgtaaaatagagttacaaaaaattagaccccaaaaggtacaaattaggagagatagactacagactcttaatgactttcaaagattatttggagatatttctcatctacgaactattgttggggtaaaaaatgatgaattgaataatttgttcaaaaccttagaaggtgacaaggacttaaatagtccaagagaattatcacctgaagctgagaaagaattggccttggtagaaaagaaagtacatgaagggcacgtggatcatattgatccaaagctggattgcattttggttattttacctaataggcattctcctactggaatattaatgcagagggaagatattatattgaaatggatatttttaccaaataaaccaaataaaaaattgaaaacttatagggaaaaaatctctgacgtgatttggaaaggaaaattgagacttcgtcaattagcaggaacagacccaacagaaattgtcatacctttaactaaggaggacattgaaaaattatggacagaaagtgaaccttgtcaaagagcttgcagtaattttttgggagaaattaacagcaaatatcccaaaagcaatagaattgatcttataaagagagctgattggatcttgcctcgaattgtactggaaaaacccatatctggagtttgtacattttatacacatgccaagaaacaaggaaaggcaggttacaaatcagaaaatttaagtaaagtggttcaaagtccttataattcagttcaaaaatcagaattgtatgctattctgttggtattaatggatttttcagaacctctcaacatagtaactgactctcagtatgctgaaagagtggtattacatattgagactgcagaatttatccctgatgcttcagaattaacttcactatttattcaattacaagatacaatcaggaaaaggagtcatcctttatatataactcacatctgatcccataccaGTCtgtcaggccctctagcacaaggcaatgatgagattgataaattattgataggaaatgtgatggaggcctcagagtttcataaaaaacatgtcaatagtaaaggtttaaaaaaggatttttccataacctggcaacaagccaaagaaatagtaaagaaatgtcctacttgttccttctacaatcaaacaccattaccagcaggatgtaacccaaagggtactcagaggaatgaaatctggcagatggacatgtttcactttgcagaatttggaaaattaaaatatgtacaccacaccatcaatacttattcaggatttcaatgggcaactgttttgagttctgaaaaagctgattctgtaatcactcatttgctggaagttatggccatcatgggtatacctgcacaaatcaaaactgacaatgctccatcatatgtctctgttaaaatgaagcagttttttgcttaaaatataaagcatattacaggtataccacataatcctacaggtcaagcagttatagaaagatcaaacagaactctaaaggatatgctaaataaacagaaaggggtaacaaaaacaccagaaatagactgcataatgctctattaattttgaattttctcaatgccaatgagaaaggaacaacagctacagagagacattggataatagaaaaaactacagaattaaatcagcctatatactttaaggatgttctgacctcagaatggaaaccagggtatgtattacgttggggacgaggttttgcttttgtttctacaggagaagataagctgtgggtaccatcaaaactgataaaggttcgatttgaacacaagaaacctcttaattaataattcagttcaaaaatcagaattgtatgctattctgttagaggaggtgatagttcatcaaccagcatgaacatccaatttaaactaacttgtactagtaacacatgccttttcatttaatcatatatatatatatatatatatatatatatatatatatatatattggtttttcgagacagggtttctctgtgtagctttgtgccttttcctggaactcacttggtagtccaggctggccttgaactcacagagatccgcctggctctgcctcccgagtgctgggattaaaggcgtgcgccaccaccgcccggcttaatcagatattaacttgccaaaaaggaacatccccaaaattactcttggggaaaggtttttgtttttgtcttttaggagaatgaaggttaaggaatctgaagaacacaagacaaatgagacaactgaagaaaagggacaaatcatctatcccaggaaacagagtgaaacgacttatgggtatatattatctaaaaaattttatgtcttcctaaatgtttgtttctgcttttctctaaagatttaacactattggtcttctaatagtcccagttcaattaaaatttaaagctgactttggagttggagaatggctctctccttctttaaactcaagcatattgttaaaaggaaaatacaaactccctgtatcatgccagaataaaagagccatcatctgctgtgggacaggacaaaagccaaattaattaagggactattctattactaatctcaactctttgattctattctgattctttaaacttttcttaaagtatgaactttatatcaaaatttacaagattaatatatagatatatagatatatatacattttaaactttgttaagatatggatggtcatatagagtactgaccaattctagaaaaaaggcttcaattagctgcatatatatgtctttgtgttcgagtttcttatcagttttctgcaggaaatcacagccaggcctaacatcaaatgaagtctccagaaagaagatggggccccacaacaacaacgattccacatggacaataataatatcactaagctgacaaacataatctacagatcaactttgaactacaaagtgctcagagcaattttgagatgactagctgagatgatccagtctcaaagactacttgaataaggacttgagataaaccctgaactttggcattatacacagactggataatgaaggatatagttacctttcctagaatttgacaattaacctaaaatttttctttcaggataaagataacttcacccatacccagcagggatcaattttaagaatacgacgcccacatttccaaagaggtggtgtggggcgggtaggtttttggtctttttaatgggttttgggtctgggataattttcattgtttaagtGGGGTTGGTTTCATTGTTTTCAAGgattaggaaaaaggctaagcaatggagattagatttaaggtttttgtttaaaaaaagaaagaaaggaaaggaaaagataattactagttttaaatactttacattggattggattgttttatattgtatacaaattggaAACTGGTATTGTTAGGAAatgctatatgtatgtttctcattgtattcataccattcatttagcaatgtaatgcaattttctgatccttgaatgttattattaccaactattaggatataaagaaatgaaagttagtagttagacattacaatagaacttgtagtcatattagatatgttttaaaaattgagcagagatgttttagacaggtcatcttcaaacccttcagagatctacagaatatggcatttaaaatgttttaataacttagaaaatttttcttttttgagacatgttggctcctggcagtaccaatctacttcagagaaaatatgggcattgaagaaactgcatatggaattaactttcattgtggcaaaagttagccactggacaacaaagtatccttgaatcaacaggacaaaatggacagaacatgaaacaaaggactactgattgttgccaaaacaagtgtggttatggctttatcaaaaggcatcttctgaggccaggacaatatggcaccatccctgaagtggcctttacaatttggaaaaggtacagtgctcttttcttcaaaggcagcttaacaagcagagggccaatggcttctgttgtgcaatggaacagcagctgaaagctcacgccttttgatagtagactggcatttaatagagggatgtggaggagaaggggatgctgagatgaagccatatatacacagccaagaagaatgaacagctgaattcaaaaaccatcaacaatttccagaatttaaaatcctgaatcatgacatgacactagtggaattcaggtgtttctggtacatggactgatcacccaatgtgaggttgaactgttgaccttgtgtacatcctacttcacaaatgagtctgtcagatacgctaagcctgtaggctgaagatgatgccccaacactgtggagaaacctcaggtgactgtccaggcagctggctgtttctgtcaactcacaaatttttggaagttgcttgcatgcacttcctgtttttatttttgttagctaatattatttccttcttgggtctct
The sequence above is drawn from the Peromyscus leucopus breed LL Stock chromosome 1, UCI_PerLeu_2.1, whole genome shotgun sequence genome and encodes:
- the LOC114685305 gene encoding 40S ribosomal protein S27-like, with the translated sequence MLLARDLLHPSLEEEKKKHKKKRLVQSPNSYFMDVKCPGCYKITTVFSHAQTVVLCVGCSTVLCQSTGGKARLTEGCCSFRRKQH
- the LOC114685291 gene encoding LOW QUALITY PROTEIN: carcinoembryonic antigen-related cell adhesion molecule 1-like (The sequence of the model RefSeq protein was modified relative to this genomic sequence to represent the inferred CDS: inserted 3 bases in 2 codons) yields the protein MELTSAPLHKGQVSWRGLLLTVSLLTYWNSPTAAQHFTLEAVPPNVGHNVFLHAHGVPNFNQCNCYKAESFRKSMISTNIQKQKLDYGPGYREAFARILSTTEGNHLSVVSTTPLPKPNTTTNNSNSFDGEDSVALMCEPKTQNTAYLWRINDQSLSEEDRLKLSEDNRTLTLLSVVRTDTGHYEYGSDVLIISPSYIHFHLRTNLXISCHTDANPPAQYSWFVNGEFQSSSEELYIPNINTNNSGSYTCLVNNXVTVLSKTTVKNITVLNPVTKPSIQVNKTIGKDLVSVFLKCPSKDIDNSIHWFFKGQSLNIMNRMRLTQNNSSLQIVPARREDSRDNHCDVSNPLGSKRSDPIQLDITGE